Proteins encoded by one window of Candidatus Woesearchaeota archaeon:
- a CDS encoding helix-turn-helix domain-containing protein, whose translation MKEQLEAIGFDSKEAEIYIALTKLGKAGVTEILKNTGIERRSIYDILERLVQKGRASYYEENGTRIFSPTNPNVILAELKHRQDSFAEIIPRLEALETPKGAKVEILKGEQGLMTVFYEVIESGLVHYSWGDISPLIYIEKYARIVKKFLSQLEKKGMVEKIIYAKGDPISKIKKGEYRALDKKLIPPAPTLIYGDVTTQYVYTEPLTIIKITSKEIAQTNLEYFKHFWNIAKKV comes from the coding sequence GTGAAAGAACAATTAGAAGCAATAGGTTTTGATTCAAAAGAAGCAGAAATATATATAGCACTAACAAAACTAGGTAAAGCAGGAGTTACAGAAATACTAAAAAATACTGGTATAGAAAGAAGAAGCATCTATGACATATTGGAAAGACTCGTTCAGAAAGGAAGAGCTAGTTATTATGAAGAAAATGGAACTAGAATATTCTCTCCAACAAATCCCAATGTGATTTTAGCAGAGCTAAAACACAGACAGGATTCTTTCGCAGAAATAATACCAAGACTTGAAGCACTAGAAACTCCCAAAGGAGCCAAAGTTGAAATACTGAAAGGAGAACAGGGTTTGATGACGGTATTTTATGAAGTAATAGAGTCAGGTCTTGTGCACTATTCTTGGGGAGATATAAGTCCTCTTATATATATTGAAAAATATGCAAGAATAGTAAAGAAGTTTCTTAGTCAATTAGAAAAGAAAGGGATGGTTGAAAAAATAATCTATGCAAAAGGGGATCCAATCTCTAAAATAAAAAAAGGTGAATATCGCGCTTTAGACAAAAAGCTAATTCCTCCTGCACCTACTTTGATATATGGAGATGTAACAACGCAATACGTTTACACAGAACCATTAACTATAATAAAAATAACTTCAAAAGAAATAGCCCAAACGAATTTAGAATACTTTAAACATTTCTGGAATATAGCAAAGAAAGTTTAA
- a CDS encoding class I SAM-dependent methyltransferase — translation MKRKHNKAYCQEKYNKITKEKQIIADIIKHNVNLENITSILDIGSNTGEISQQIRPIGSKITFCDPTTLPKTNYEEDIFIKEKFEDAKVNEKYDLILVNHVWGYFWENFTTDKVLEKIFKHKKENGRVVITYNTNKGYVDKLTKHVFSLTPESRFEHFKGLIIPEKKINFWTEIETPSFYELADLCRTLYTASDEEYDNKFIFIESYMEQTLYKPKLIIEQEMIIIK, via the coding sequence ATGAAAAGAAAACACAACAAAGCATATTGTCAAGAAAAATATAATAAAATTACAAAAGAAAAACAAATTATTGCAGACATAATAAAACATAATGTGAATTTAGAAAATATAACATCAATTCTAGACATAGGTTCAAACACAGGAGAGATATCTCAACAAATAAGACCAATAGGTAGTAAAATAACTTTTTGCGATCCAACAACACTACCAAAAACAAATTATGAAGAAGACATTTTTATAAAAGAAAAATTTGAAGATGCCAAAGTTAATGAAAAATATGATTTAATACTTGTAAATCATGTATGGGGTTATTTTTGGGAAAATTTCACAACAGATAAAGTACTTGAAAAAATATTCAAACACAAAAAAGAAAATGGAAGAGTAGTAATAACATACAACACAAATAAAGGATATGTTGATAAATTAACCAAACATGTCTTTTCATTAACCCCTGAAAGTAGATTTGAGCATTTTAAAGGACTTATAATACCCGAAAAGAAAATAAACTTCTGGACAGAAATAGAAACTCCTTCATTTTATGAACTAGCAGATCTGTGTCGCACTTTATACACTGCGTCTGATGAAGAATATGATAATAAATTCATATTCATTGAAAGTTATATGGAACAAACACTTTACAAACCAAAACTGATAATTGAACAAGAAATGATCATAATAAAATGA
- a CDS encoding Glu/Leu/Phe/Val dehydrogenase — MSEIFKNAQKQLEKAFKQIKLSNDVHEILSRPKEAIQVNIPVRMDNGKLKTFEGYRVRYNDSLGPTKGGIRFHPDVSLDEAKALSFWMTFKCAVAGLPFGGGKGGVIVNPKELTKHELEQLSRGYMAAVADVVGPDRDIPAPDVYTNAMIMGWMSDEYNKITRKIQPAVITGKPVSMGGSLGRDEATAKGSYYVIKELIAKKGLNPKELKVAIQGFGNAGFNLARMLYEDGFWIVALSDSKGGIYCNNCYLNPDLIMDSKKAKGMIDKEYYKGSVADTEDHSRITNEELLECECDILIPAALENQITKENAEKIKAKYIIEVANGPTTPEADEILEKKGILVVPDILANAGGVTVSYFEWVQNRQGYYWSLEEVRKKLKEKIVPAFNDIYKIMEEKKIDMRTAAYVRALKLIGDAIESKGTEETFR; from the coding sequence ATGTCAGAAATATTCAAAAACGCACAAAAACAATTGGAAAAAGCATTCAAACAAATTAAGTTAAGCAACGATGTTCACGAGATTCTTTCAAGACCAAAAGAAGCCATACAAGTCAACATACCTGTAAGGATGGACAATGGAAAATTAAAAACTTTCGAAGGCTATAGAGTTAGATATAACGATTCACTCGGACCTACAAAAGGAGGAATAAGATTCCACCCAGATGTTTCCTTAGACGAAGCAAAAGCACTTTCATTTTGGATGACTTTCAAATGCGCAGTAGCCGGACTTCCTTTCGGGGGAGGAAAAGGAGGCGTAATAGTTAATCCTAAAGAACTCACAAAACACGAATTAGAGCAATTATCAAGAGGGTACATGGCCGCTGTAGCAGACGTAGTAGGTCCTGACAGAGACATACCCGCTCCTGATGTTTATACAAACGCTATGATTATGGGCTGGATGAGTGACGAATACAATAAAATAACAAGAAAAATTCAGCCAGCTGTAATAACTGGAAAACCTGTTAGTATGGGAGGCTCATTAGGAAGAGATGAAGCTACTGCTAAAGGATCTTATTATGTAATAAAAGAGCTTATTGCAAAAAAAGGACTTAATCCTAAAGAGTTAAAAGTAGCAATTCAAGGTTTTGGCAACGCAGGATTCAATTTAGCAAGAATGCTATATGAAGATGGTTTTTGGATTGTTGCATTAAGCGATAGTAAAGGAGGCATTTACTGTAATAATTGCTATTTAAATCCTGACCTTATTATGGACTCAAAAAAAGCTAAAGGCATGATTGACAAAGAATACTACAAGGGATCGGTTGCAGACACTGAAGATCATTCCAGAATTACAAATGAAGAACTGTTAGAATGTGAATGTGATATCCTTATTCCTGCCGCGTTAGAAAACCAAATAACTAAAGAAAATGCTGAAAAAATTAAAGCAAAATATATAATTGAAGTTGCTAATGGACCAACAACTCCTGAAGCTGACGAAATTCTTGAAAAGAAAGGAATTCTTGTTGTTCCAGACATACTGGCAAATGCTGGAGGAGTAACAGTTAGTTATTTTGAATGGGTGCAAAATAGGCAAGGATATTATTGGAGCTTGGAAGAAGTAAGAAAAAAGCTGAAAGAAAAAATAGTTCCTGCATTTAATGACATATACAAAATAATGGAAGAAAAAAAGATTGATATGAGAACTGCTGCGTATGTAAGAGCACTAAAACTTATAGGGGACGCAATTGAAAGCAAAGGCACCGAGGAAACATTTCGTTAA